In a genomic window of Amycolatopsis japonica:
- a CDS encoding thiolase family protein — translation MTDVFLFDAIRTPFGKYGGALSGVRPDDLAATVLRALAERNDLDPATVDEVVLGDANGAGEDNRNVARMAALLAGWPTTVPGATVNRLCGSGLDAVMQASRTIQVGDASLAVAGGVESMSRSPLVMQKPEKAFPAGNQTLYSTALGWRMVNPKMPEQWTVSLGESTEQLAERYGIGRDEQDAFAVRSHVNAARAWDEGFYDDHVVPVEGVELTRDEGIRPDSSPEKLAKLKPVFRPQGTVTAANASPLNDGASALLLGDEAASKRLGKAPLARIAGRGAAGVAPDVFGIGPVRAAEIALERAGIGWEDLAAVELNEAFAAQSLACLRDWSKLDPEIVNVNGGAIAIGHPLGASGGRIVGTLAHHLRRTGGRWGLAAICIGVGQGLAIVVEAQ, via the coding sequence ATGACCGACGTCTTCCTGTTCGACGCCATCCGTACCCCGTTCGGCAAGTACGGCGGCGCCCTGTCCGGGGTGCGCCCGGACGACCTCGCCGCCACCGTGCTGCGGGCGCTGGCCGAGCGCAACGACCTCGACCCGGCCACCGTCGACGAGGTCGTGCTCGGCGACGCCAACGGCGCGGGCGAGGACAACCGCAACGTCGCGCGGATGGCGGCGCTGCTGGCGGGCTGGCCGACCACCGTGCCCGGCGCCACGGTGAACCGGCTGTGCGGCTCGGGCCTCGACGCCGTCATGCAGGCCAGCCGGACGATCCAGGTCGGAGATGCCTCGCTCGCGGTCGCCGGCGGGGTCGAGTCGATGAGCCGCTCGCCGCTGGTCATGCAGAAACCGGAGAAGGCCTTCCCGGCGGGCAACCAGACGCTGTACTCCACCGCGCTGGGCTGGCGCATGGTCAACCCGAAGATGCCCGAGCAGTGGACGGTCTCGCTCGGCGAGTCCACCGAGCAGCTCGCGGAGCGCTACGGCATCGGCCGCGACGAGCAGGACGCGTTCGCCGTCCGCAGCCACGTCAACGCCGCCCGCGCCTGGGACGAGGGCTTCTACGACGACCACGTCGTCCCGGTCGAGGGCGTCGAACTCACCCGCGACGAAGGTATCCGGCCGGACTCCAGCCCGGAGAAGCTCGCGAAGCTGAAGCCCGTCTTCCGTCCACAAGGGACGGTCACGGCCGCGAACGCCTCGCCGCTGAACGACGGCGCCTCCGCGCTGCTGCTCGGCGACGAGGCCGCGAGCAAGCGGCTGGGCAAGGCGCCGCTGGCCCGGATCGCCGGCCGGGGCGCGGCGGGTGTCGCCCCGGACGTCTTCGGCATCGGCCCGGTGCGCGCGGCCGAGATCGCCTTGGAGCGGGCCGGGATCGGCTGGGAGGACCTGGCCGCGGTGGAGCTGAACGAGGCCTTCGCCGCACAGTCGCTGGCCTGTCTGCGGGACTGGTCGAAGCTCGACCCGGAGATCGTCAACGTGAACGGCGGCGCGATCGCGATCGGGCATCCGCTGGGCGCTTCCGGCGGCCGGATCGTCGGCACCCTGGCCCACCACCTGCGCCGCACCGGCGGCCGATGGGGTCTGGCCGCCATCTGCATCGGCGTCGGCCAGGGGCTGGCCATCGTCGTCGAAGCCCAGTGA
- the pcaH gene encoding protocatechuate 3,4-dioxygenase subunit beta produces the protein MSAPAELRLPRYRRDPEGTHPPLDSAGYRSTALRHPKEPLIVLPHLLTEVTGPALGPGRIGEFDNDLTKGHAGEPQGQRIIVTGRLLDGDGRPIRDSLVEIWQANAGGRYRHTGDRWPSPLDPNFDGAGRTLTDSEGRYTFTTVKPGAYPWKNHDNAWRPAHIHFSVFGSAFTQRLVTQMYFPEDPLFSQDPIFNSIPDEKARQRMIARFDLDRTEAEWALAFQFDIVVRGREASVFEDEEDEH, from the coding sequence ATGTCGGCACCCGCAGAACTGAGGCTCCCGCGCTACCGGCGCGATCCGGAGGGCACGCATCCGCCGCTCGATTCCGCCGGCTACCGGTCGACGGCGCTGCGGCACCCCAAGGAGCCGTTGATCGTGCTCCCGCATCTGCTGACCGAGGTCACCGGGCCCGCGCTGGGGCCTGGCCGGATCGGCGAGTTCGACAACGACCTCACCAAGGGGCACGCGGGGGAGCCGCAGGGCCAGCGGATCATCGTCACCGGGCGGCTGCTCGACGGCGACGGCCGGCCGATCCGCGATTCGCTCGTCGAGATCTGGCAGGCGAATGCGGGCGGCCGGTACCGGCACACCGGCGACCGCTGGCCGTCGCCGCTGGACCCGAACTTCGACGGCGCGGGCCGGACGCTCACCGACTCCGAAGGGCGCTACACCTTCACCACCGTCAAACCGGGCGCGTATCCGTGGAAGAACCACGACAACGCCTGGCGGCCGGCGCATATCCACTTCTCCGTCTTCGGCAGCGCGTTCACCCAGCGGCTGGTCACCCAGATGTACTTCCCGGAAGACCCGCTGTTCTCGCAGGACCCGATCTTCAACTCCATCCCGGACGAGAAGGCGCGGCAGCGGATGATCGCGCGCTTCGACCTCGACCGCACGGAAGCCGAGTGGGCGCTGGCCTTCCAGTTCGACATCGTCGTACGCGGCCGGGAGGCTTCGGTCTTCGAAGACGAGGAGGACGAGCACTGA
- the pcaG gene encoding protocatechuate 3,4-dioxygenase subunit alpha, translated as MPETTPSQTVGPYLSIGLPWADGPDVVPADEPAAIRIHGRVLDGAGEPVPDAMIETWQADADGRFDHPDDPRGAVASGFRGFGRCPTDPNGDYEIRTIMPGSLPGPAGGEQAPHIDVSVFARGLLHRVVTRIYFEDNDNSGDPVLASVPEERQGTLIATKTGEGYRFDIRLQGEGETVFFDV; from the coding sequence ATGCCGGAGACGACGCCTTCCCAGACCGTCGGCCCGTACCTGTCGATCGGCCTGCCCTGGGCGGACGGGCCGGACGTCGTCCCCGCGGACGAACCGGCCGCGATCCGTATCCACGGCCGTGTCCTCGACGGCGCGGGCGAACCGGTGCCGGACGCGATGATCGAGACCTGGCAGGCCGACGCCGACGGCCGGTTCGACCACCCCGACGACCCGCGCGGAGCGGTCGCGAGCGGGTTCCGGGGCTTCGGCCGCTGCCCCACCGACCCGAACGGCGACTACGAGATCCGGACGATCATGCCCGGCTCGCTGCCCGGACCGGCGGGCGGCGAGCAGGCGCCGCATATCGACGTCTCGGTATTCGCACGCGGGCTCCTGCACCGGGTGGTCACGCGGATCTACTTCGAGGACAACGACAACTCCGGGGATCCGGTGCTGGCGTCGGTCCCGGAGGAGCGCCAAGGCACCTTGATCGCCACCAAGACCGGTGAGGGCTACCGGTTCGACATCCGGTTGCAGGGCGAAGGGGAGACGGTGTTCTTCGATGTCTAG
- the pcaD gene encoding 3-oxoadipate enol-lactonase, producing MSRSSRSEPVKVHSVAEGPADGPVVVFSGSLGSDHRMWEPQVKPLVAQGFRVIRYDTRGHGASPVPAGPYTLADLGGDLLALLDEHGAERAHVVGLSLGGMTGMWLGANAPDRIASLVLCCTSAKLGPPSMWADRAKTVREHGTAVVAEAGVGRWLTTGYAAAYPEQAEYLREMIAGVPAEGYAASCQAIERMDLVDDLPKIAARTLVIAGAQDPATPVEHAEVIAGGIPDARLEVVEDAAHLGSFEQPERFSALILEHLEAAR from the coding sequence ATGTCTAGGTCTTCGAGGTCCGAGCCGGTGAAGGTGCACAGCGTCGCGGAGGGGCCCGCCGACGGCCCGGTCGTGGTGTTCAGCGGATCGCTCGGCAGCGATCACCGCATGTGGGAACCGCAGGTGAAACCCTTGGTGGCGCAGGGTTTCCGGGTGATCCGGTACGACACCCGCGGGCACGGCGCGTCCCCGGTGCCTGCCGGGCCGTACACACTCGCGGATCTCGGCGGTGACCTGCTCGCGCTGCTCGACGAGCACGGTGCCGAGCGAGCCCATGTCGTCGGGCTGTCGCTCGGCGGGATGACCGGGATGTGGCTCGGTGCCAACGCGCCGGACCGGATCGCGAGTCTCGTGTTGTGCTGCACGTCCGCGAAGCTCGGCCCGCCGAGTATGTGGGCGGACCGGGCGAAGACGGTCCGGGAGCACGGCACCGCGGTGGTCGCCGAGGCCGGGGTCGGCCGCTGGCTGACCACCGGGTACGCCGCCGCGTATCCGGAACAGGCCGAGTACCTGCGCGAGATGATCGCGGGCGTCCCCGCCGAGGGCTACGCGGCGTCCTGCCAGGCCATCGAACGGATGGACCTCGTCGACGATCTGCCCAAGATCGCGGCGCGGACCCTGGTCATCGCCGGGGCCCAGGATCCGGCCACCCCGGTCGAGCACGCCGAGGTGATCGCCGGCGGCATCCCGGACGCGCGGCTCGAAGTCGTCGAAGACGCCGCGCATCTGGGGAGTTTCGAGCAGCCGGAGCGGTTCAGCGCCTTGATCCTCGAACATCTGGAGGCCGCCCGATGA
- the pcaC gene encoding 4-carboxymuconolactone decarboxylase, translated as MSEDPYETGMRVRREVLGDEHVDRAVARTTEFSRPFQDYITRGAWGSVWSRDGLDRKTRSCVTLAALTALHAHDELAMHVRAAVHNGLTAQEISEVLLHTAVYAGAPAANAAFAVAQRVLAELGEPAARKEGDS; from the coding sequence ATGAGCGAAGACCCCTACGAGACCGGCATGAGGGTGCGCCGCGAGGTCCTCGGGGACGAGCACGTCGATCGAGCCGTGGCGCGCACCACGGAGTTCAGCCGCCCGTTCCAGGACTACATCACCCGGGGCGCCTGGGGATCGGTCTGGTCACGGGACGGGCTCGACCGCAAGACCCGCAGCTGCGTCACCCTGGCCGCGCTCACCGCACTGCACGCCCACGACGAACTCGCGATGCACGTCCGCGCCGCCGTCCACAATGGACTCACCGCGCAGGAGATCTCCGAGGTGCTGCTGCACACCGCCGTCTACGCGGGTGCCCCGGCCGCCAACGCGGCGTTCGCGGTGGCCCAGCGAGTACTGGCCGAACTCGGTGAGCCTGCGGCCCGGAAGGAAGGTGACAGTTAG
- a CDS encoding IclR family transcriptional regulator domain-containing protein, with the protein MDEGEVTERGAHHVQSLERGLAVIKAFNEDAAELTLSDVARATGLTRAAARRFLLTLVDLGYVRTDGKYFSLTARVLELGYSYLSSLSLPEVAQPHLERLSAEVHESSSISVLEGPDIVYVARVAVSRIMTVSINVGTRFPAHATSMGHVLLAGLEDEDLHGYFDAAKLEKLTAHTLTRQKDLLAELEKVYRQGYAMVDQELEEGLRSIAAPIRDRRGKVVAAVNLSTHASRTTPESVEQELLPSLLAAARAIEADLASAPPTRARHG; encoded by the coding sequence ATGGACGAAGGCGAGGTGACCGAGCGCGGAGCGCATCATGTCCAGTCGCTGGAGCGCGGGCTGGCCGTGATCAAGGCGTTCAACGAGGACGCGGCCGAACTCACGCTGAGCGACGTCGCCCGGGCGACCGGGCTGACCAGGGCGGCCGCCCGCCGGTTCCTGCTCACCCTCGTCGACCTGGGTTACGTGCGCACAGACGGCAAGTACTTCTCGCTCACCGCGCGGGTTCTCGAACTCGGCTACTCGTACCTGTCGAGCCTGTCACTGCCGGAGGTCGCCCAGCCTCATCTCGAACGGCTCTCCGCCGAGGTGCACGAGTCGAGTTCGATCTCCGTGCTCGAAGGCCCGGACATCGTCTACGTCGCGCGCGTGGCCGTCTCGCGGATCATGACCGTCAGCATCAACGTCGGGACCCGCTTCCCGGCTCACGCGACGTCGATGGGGCATGTCCTGCTGGCGGGCCTGGAGGACGAAGACCTGCACGGCTACTTCGACGCGGCCAAACTCGAAAAGCTGACCGCACATACGCTGACCAGGCAAAAGGATCTGCTCGCCGAGCTGGAGAAGGTGTACCGGCAGGGCTACGCGATGGTCGACCAGGAACTGGAAGAGGGCCTCCGCTCGATCGCCGCGCCGATCCGAGACCGGCGAGGGAAGGTCGTGGCCGCGGTCAACCTTTCCACCCACGCCAGCCGCACGACGCCGGAGTCGGTCGAGCAGGAACTGCTGCCGTCACTGCTCGCGGCTGCGCGGGCCATCGAAGCCGATTTGGCCTCGGCGCCGCCGACCAGGGCGAGGCATGGCTGA
- a CDS encoding nucleotidyltransferase family protein: MAEVAGLLLAAGAGRRFGGPKALAVLDGEPFVVRSLRVLAEAGCVPVRVVLGASAAQARALLPDPEAAVVAEDWESGMGASLRAGLRALTETDAEAAVVHLVDLPGVGAEVVRRVADGADENTVARAAYDGVPGHPVVLGRRWWPEIVAGASGDKGARDWLRARRDLRLVECGDLGTGHDVDRREDLPG, translated from the coding sequence ATGGCTGAGGTCGCGGGGCTGCTCCTCGCGGCCGGGGCCGGGCGCCGGTTCGGTGGTCCGAAAGCACTGGCGGTCCTCGACGGCGAGCCGTTCGTCGTCCGGTCGCTGCGGGTGCTCGCCGAAGCGGGTTGCGTCCCGGTCCGGGTGGTGCTGGGCGCCTCGGCCGCGCAAGCCCGCGCGCTCCTGCCCGATCCCGAGGCCGCCGTCGTGGCCGAGGACTGGGAGTCCGGCATGGGCGCGTCACTGCGCGCCGGTCTGCGCGCGCTCACCGAAACCGATGCCGAAGCCGCCGTCGTCCATCTCGTGGATCTGCCCGGGGTCGGTGCCGAGGTGGTCCGCCGGGTCGCCGACGGGGCCGATGAGAACACCGTCGCGCGTGCCGCTTACGACGGCGTTCCCGGCCATCCCGTGGTTCTCGGCCGTCGCTGGTGGCCGGAGATCGTCGCGGGCGCGTCCGGGGACAAGGGCGCCCGCGACTGGCTCCGCGCGCGCCGAGACCTGAGGCTCGTCGAATGCGGTGACCTCGGCACCGGGCACGACGTGGACCGCCGCGAGGATCTTCCAGGCTGA
- a CDS encoding AAA family ATPase, which yields MTVESPEKLAEALEAVGYLADDGIATAGFLAVALGRPLFCEGEPGTGKTSLALGLAEALGMPLIRLQCHEGIDAAQALYEWDFPRQLLHLRALEAAGDGGLDVEAAEQSLYTERFLLSRPLLKALQTAPCVLLVDEIDRADDEFEAFLLQLLDENAVTIPEFGEVRAEHPPLVVLTSNRTREVHDALKRRCLYHWLEHPDLGREVEILRRKIPRLGETLAAQVATAVHRLRAMELLKPPGVAESLDWAQALLALGMSELDAAAAARTLGSVLKYSEDLDRVRAKLDKLLA from the coding sequence GTGACCGTCGAATCGCCCGAGAAACTGGCCGAAGCCCTCGAAGCGGTCGGCTATCTCGCCGACGACGGCATCGCCACGGCCGGGTTCCTCGCCGTGGCGCTCGGCCGCCCGTTGTTCTGCGAGGGCGAACCGGGTACCGGCAAGACCTCGCTCGCGCTGGGACTGGCCGAAGCGCTCGGCATGCCGCTCATCCGTCTCCAATGTCACGAGGGGATCGACGCGGCGCAGGCACTGTACGAATGGGATTTTCCCCGTCAGCTGCTCCACCTGCGGGCGCTGGAAGCGGCGGGCGACGGCGGCCTCGACGTCGAGGCCGCCGAACAGTCCCTCTACACCGAACGGTTCCTGCTCTCCCGGCCGCTGCTGAAGGCGTTGCAGACCGCGCCGTGTGTCCTGCTGGTCGACGAGATCGACCGGGCAGACGACGAGTTCGAAGCCTTCCTGCTGCAACTCCTCGACGAGAACGCGGTGACGATCCCCGAGTTCGGCGAGGTGCGCGCCGAGCATCCGCCGCTCGTGGTGCTCACCTCGAACCGGACGCGGGAGGTGCACGACGCGCTGAAACGCCGCTGTCTCTATCACTGGCTGGAACATCCGGACCTCGGCCGCGAGGTCGAGATCCTGCGCCGCAAGATCCCGCGTCTCGGCGAGACGCTCGCGGCCCAGGTCGCGACGGCGGTGCACCGGCTCCGCGCGATGGAGTTGCTGAAACCGCCCGGGGTGGCGGAATCCCTGGACTGGGCTCAGGCGCTCCTCGCGCTCGGGATGTCCGAATTGGACGCCGCGGCCGCCGCCAGGACGCTCGGCTCGGTGCTCAAGTACAGCGAAGACCTGGACAGGGTCCGGGCCAAACTGGACAAGCTGCTCGCCTGA
- a CDS encoding aldo/keto reductase produces MQYRTLGRTGVQVSTLALGAMNFGAIGRTTQDEATAIVDAALAGGVNLIDTADMYSAGESETMVGKAIAGRREDIVLATKASMPMGEERNHQGASRRWLITELDNSLRRLGVDHVDLYQVHRWDPKTSDEETLSALTDLQRAGKIRYFGSSTFPAYRIVQAQWAAREHRLSRYVTEQPGYSILQRGIETHVLPVTEEYGMGVLAWSPLASGWLSGAVREGREINTNRSAVLPQRFDLTRQVNRTRLEAVERLAKVADQAGLSLIQLALGFVVAHPGVTSAIIGPRTLEHLESQLAAADTVLPSDVLDAIDEIVAPGTDLAPEEKHDTPPALLDASLRRR; encoded by the coding sequence ATGCAGTACCGCACCTTGGGCAGGACCGGTGTGCAGGTCAGCACTCTCGCGCTGGGCGCGATGAACTTCGGCGCGATCGGGCGCACCACCCAGGACGAGGCCACGGCCATCGTCGACGCCGCGCTGGCGGGCGGCGTCAATCTCATCGACACCGCCGACATGTACAGCGCCGGCGAGTCGGAGACGATGGTCGGGAAGGCCATCGCCGGCCGTCGCGAAGACATCGTGCTGGCCACGAAGGCGAGCATGCCGATGGGCGAAGAGCGCAACCACCAGGGCGCTTCTCGCCGCTGGCTGATCACCGAACTGGACAACAGCCTGCGCCGCCTCGGGGTCGACCACGTCGATCTCTACCAGGTCCATCGCTGGGACCCGAAGACCAGCGACGAGGAAACCCTTTCCGCGCTCACGGATCTTCAGCGCGCGGGGAAGATCCGTTACTTCGGTTCGTCGACGTTCCCCGCGTATCGCATCGTGCAGGCCCAGTGGGCCGCTCGCGAGCACCGGCTGAGCCGGTACGTCACCGAGCAGCCCGGCTACTCGATCCTGCAGCGCGGCATCGAAACGCATGTGCTGCCGGTGACCGAGGAGTACGGGATGGGCGTGCTGGCGTGGAGCCCGCTGGCGTCCGGCTGGCTTTCCGGCGCGGTCCGGGAAGGCCGCGAGATCAACACGAACCGTTCGGCCGTCCTGCCGCAGCGTTTCGACCTGACCCGGCAGGTCAACCGGACCCGGCTGGAGGCCGTAGAACGGCTGGCCAAGGTCGCCGACCAGGCGGGACTGAGCCTGATCCAGCTCGCGCTCGGCTTCGTCGTCGCGCATCCGGGTGTGACGAGCGCGATCATCGGGCCCCGCACGCTGGAACACCTCGAGTCGCAACTCGCCGCCGCGGACACGGTGCTGCCGTCCGACGTCCTCGACGCGATCGACGAGATCGTCGCCCCGGGCACCGACCTCGCCCCCGAGGAGAAACACGACACCCCGCCCGCGCTGCTCGACGCGTCGCTGCGGCGCCGCTGA
- a CDS encoding TetR/AcrR family transcriptional regulator, giving the protein MSDEGTKAKRADARRNEKTLLDAAAAVFVTSGVEAPVRDIAAKAGVGMGTIYRHFPTRADLIIAVYRHQVDACAEAGPELLASSDSPYEALRRWIDLFVDFLVTKHGLAAVLQSDNAGFETLHAYFLDTLLPVCARLLDAAAEAGEIRSDLQALEVMRGVGNLCIGAENDPRYNARKMVEVLIAGLRT; this is encoded by the coding sequence ATGAGTGACGAGGGCACCAAGGCCAAACGCGCCGACGCCCGGCGCAACGAGAAGACCCTGCTCGACGCCGCCGCGGCCGTCTTCGTCACGTCAGGCGTCGAGGCGCCGGTCCGCGACATCGCGGCCAAGGCGGGCGTCGGGATGGGCACGATCTATCGCCATTTCCCGACCAGGGCCGATCTCATCATCGCCGTCTACCGGCATCAGGTCGACGCGTGCGCCGAAGCCGGACCGGAACTGCTGGCGTCGAGCGATTCCCCGTACGAGGCGTTGCGGCGCTGGATCGACCTCTTCGTCGACTTCCTGGTCACCAAACACGGTCTGGCGGCGGTACTGCAGTCGGACAACGCCGGGTTCGAGACGCTGCACGCCTACTTCCTCGACACCCTCCTGCCGGTGTGCGCCCGCTTGCTCGACGCGGCGGCGGAGGCGGGCGAGATCCGTTCCGATCTGCAGGCGCTCGAAGTCATGCGCGGCGTCGGGAACCTCTGTATCGGCGCCGAAAACGACCCGCGCTACAACGCGCGCAAGATGGTCGAGGTCCTCATCGCGGGCCTCAGGACCTAG
- a CDS encoding FAD-dependent oxidoreductase, translating to MGRTRCCVVGGGPAGMVLGLLLARAGVEVTVLEKHKDFFRDFRGDTVHPPTLMLLDELGLGERFAELPSRRLEKMRMLIGDATIVAADFSRIPGPHKYISMVPQWDFLNLLAEAAAEEPTFTLEMGAEVLGLREGGGVRYRDADGEERELAASLVVGCDGRDSLIRAEAGLVPKEYEVPMDVWWVRVPKLEDTGKEAQVFGRFEGGLAGVTMDRGDYFQTSYLIRKGQDAAQRAEGIEKFRERIGGLFGWNDEQLSEIRGWDDVKLLNVRMSKLPHWYSDRVLCIGDAAHAMSPVGGMGVNIAVQDAVAAARILAAPLLRGTLTARDLARVQRRRAVAVTLAQKQQLEEHKMLIEPALDGTLNERTVPLPLRISDRFPQLTALAAFMGGIGPLREKTPAFARRGS from the coding sequence ATGGGACGTACACGGTGTTGTGTGGTGGGGGGCGGTCCGGCGGGGATGGTGCTCGGACTCCTGTTGGCGCGGGCCGGGGTCGAGGTCACCGTTCTCGAAAAGCACAAGGACTTCTTCCGTGATTTCCGCGGTGACACGGTGCATCCGCCGACGTTGATGTTGCTCGACGAACTCGGGCTCGGCGAACGCTTCGCGGAATTGCCTTCGCGGCGGCTGGAGAAGATGCGGATGCTGATCGGCGACGCGACCATCGTCGCCGCCGATTTCAGCCGGATTCCCGGGCCGCACAAGTACATCTCGATGGTCCCGCAATGGGATTTCCTGAATCTGCTCGCCGAAGCCGCGGCCGAGGAGCCCACGTTCACCCTGGAGATGGGTGCTGAGGTGCTCGGCCTGCGCGAAGGTGGCGGCGTGCGCTATCGCGATGCCGACGGTGAGGAGCGGGAACTGGCGGCGTCGCTCGTGGTCGGCTGCGACGGCCGGGACTCGCTGATCCGCGCGGAGGCGGGGCTCGTGCCGAAGGAGTACGAGGTGCCGATGGACGTCTGGTGGGTCCGGGTGCCGAAACTCGAGGACACCGGCAAAGAGGCCCAGGTGTTCGGCCGCTTCGAAGGCGGCCTCGCGGGCGTGACCATGGACCGCGGCGACTACTTCCAGACCTCGTACCTGATCCGGAAGGGACAGGACGCCGCGCAACGGGCCGAAGGGATCGAGAAGTTCCGGGAGCGGATCGGCGGCCTGTTCGGCTGGAACGACGAGCAGCTGAGCGAGATCCGCGGCTGGGACGACGTCAAACTGCTGAACGTGCGGATGTCCAAGCTTCCGCACTGGTACTCGGACCGCGTGCTCTGCATCGGTGACGCCGCGCACGCGATGTCACCGGTCGGCGGGATGGGCGTCAACATCGCGGTGCAGGACGCCGTGGCGGCCGCGCGGATCCTCGCCGCCCCGCTGCTGCGCGGGACGCTGACCGCCCGGGACCTCGCCCGCGTGCAGCGCCGGCGGGCCGTGGCCGTCACGCTCGCCCAGAAGCAGCAATTGGAGGAGCACAAGATGCTCATCGAACCCGCTCTGGACGGGACTTTGAACGAGCGGACGGTGCCGCTTCCGCTCCGCATTTCGGACCGGTTCCCGCAGCTCACCGCACTCGCGGCGTTCATGGGCGGCATCGGCCCCCTCCGCGAGAAGACCCCGGCCTTCGCCCGCCGAGGCTCATAA
- a CDS encoding vWA domain-containing protein: protein MSDPLAGFVGFAETLREAGLPCDAHRTQAYLEAVGAIDLVDPEQLYWAGRLTLCADPDDIPRYDAAFDGWFTEKEAAPRRRSREVAPKRARIATLAHAGQGESGAEPDELRVAASDEELLRHRDLAELSVAERAHLRELLAKLRPALPPRSSPRRRAARRGALDPSRTLRAMLAGGGEPVRLAYRRRSTKPRRLVLLIDVSGSMGPYADALLRFAHVVARRAPGRVEVFTLGTRLTRVSRQLRLRDPEHAMLAAAAAVPDFAGGTRLGETLRAFLGRWGQRGVARRSVVTVFSDGWERGDTALLGEQLARLRRFAHVVFWVNPHAGRAGYAPVQSGIVAALPYLDRLLAGHSLATLERLLVEIADA from the coding sequence GTGAGCGATCCACTGGCCGGCTTCGTCGGCTTCGCGGAGACATTGCGCGAAGCCGGTTTGCCGTGTGACGCACACCGAACCCAGGCGTATCTCGAGGCAGTCGGCGCCATCGACCTTGTGGATCCGGAACAGCTGTACTGGGCCGGACGGCTGACGCTGTGCGCGGATCCCGACGACATCCCGCGCTACGACGCCGCGTTCGACGGCTGGTTCACCGAAAAGGAAGCCGCACCGCGGCGGCGAAGCCGGGAAGTGGCGCCGAAGCGAGCCAGGATCGCGACGCTCGCGCACGCGGGCCAGGGCGAATCCGGCGCGGAACCCGACGAACTCCGCGTGGCGGCGAGCGACGAGGAGCTCCTGCGCCACCGAGACCTCGCCGAGCTGAGCGTCGCCGAACGCGCTCACCTGCGGGAGCTGCTCGCGAAATTACGTCCGGCGCTCCCGCCGCGCTCGTCACCGCGCCGTCGCGCCGCCCGGCGGGGCGCACTCGACCCGTCGCGCACGCTCCGGGCGATGCTGGCCGGCGGCGGCGAGCCCGTCCGCCTGGCGTATCGGCGACGGAGCACCAAACCGCGCCGCCTCGTCCTCCTGATCGACGTTTCCGGTTCGATGGGGCCGTATGCCGACGCGCTGTTGCGGTTCGCGCACGTCGTCGCCCGGCGCGCCCCCGGCCGGGTCGAGGTGTTCACGCTGGGCACCCGGCTCACCAGGGTCTCCCGCCAGCTCCGGCTGCGCGATCCCGAGCACGCGATGCTCGCCGCGGCCGCCGCGGTCCCCGATTTCGCGGGCGGGACCCGGCTCGGCGAGACCCTGCGGGCGTTCCTCGGCCGGTGGGGACAACGCGGCGTGGCCAGGCGATCCGTGGTCACCGTGTTCTCCGACGGCTGGGAACGGGGCGACACCGCCCTGCTCGGCGAGCAGCTCGCCAGGCTGCGGCGGTTCGCGCACGTCGTATTCTGGGTGAATCCGCACGCGGGGCGGGCGGGTTACGCTCCCGTGCAGTCCGGCATCGTGGCCGCGCTCCCGTACCTCGATCGGCTGCTCGCCGGGCACAGCTTGGCCACCTTGGAACGACTTCTCGTGGAGATCGCCGATGCGTGA